In the Jatrophihabitans endophyticus genome, one interval contains:
- a CDS encoding gamma-glutamylcyclotransferase family protein encodes MGQPEAGVSARGLYAAYGSNMDPEQMLERCPHSPAAGTGWLGGWRLTFGGEDLGWDGSLPMVCPDPDGQVFVALYDVSPQDWKKLDYWEAADTGLYDKIRLRVSTLDEDVLATCYVLDGFEGGLPSARMIGLIADAAEAAGAPDEYVAELRNRECRSLGE; translated from the coding sequence GTGGGTCAGCCGGAGGCCGGCGTGAGCGCGCGCGGCCTCTACGCCGCATACGGCTCCAACATGGATCCCGAGCAGATGCTGGAGCGCTGCCCGCACTCCCCCGCGGCGGGGACGGGCTGGCTGGGCGGCTGGCGGCTCACCTTCGGCGGCGAGGACCTCGGGTGGGACGGCTCGCTGCCCATGGTCTGCCCGGACCCCGACGGCCAGGTCTTCGTCGCCCTCTACGACGTCTCCCCGCAGGACTGGAAGAAGCTCGACTACTGGGAGGCCGCCGACACCGGCCTCTACGACAAGATCCGGCTGCGCGTCTCCACGCTGGACGAGGACGTGCTCGCCACCTGCTACGTGCTCGACGGGTTCGAGGGCGGCCTGCCGTCGGCGCGGATGATCGGCCTGATCGCCGACGCCGCCGAGGCCGCAGGCGCCCCCGACGAGTACGTCGCGGAGCTGCGCAACCGCGAGTGCCGGTCGCTCGGCGAATGA
- a CDS encoding GNAT family N-acetyltransferase → MTHDGGPRLVAPTATLHDAWRAAHEEWGPGLHEDGFGLGADDDVSDRAGFATWLAALERDPGQLWWILDGAAVAGGIALRADDHPMAGRHGHVGYGIRPSFRGRGLATWALGQVLAEARSQRRESVRVVCARDNVASARVAEHHGGRLEAPDDGRVRRYVIDLAGR, encoded by the coding sequence ATGACCCACGACGGCGGACCCCGGCTCGTGGCCCCGACCGCGACGCTCCACGACGCGTGGCGGGCGGCGCACGAGGAGTGGGGCCCCGGGCTGCACGAGGACGGCTTCGGCCTGGGCGCCGACGACGACGTGAGCGACCGCGCCGGCTTCGCGACGTGGCTGGCGGCGCTGGAACGCGACCCGGGGCAACTGTGGTGGATCCTCGACGGGGCCGCGGTCGCCGGCGGGATAGCGCTGCGCGCCGACGATCATCCGATGGCGGGCCGGCACGGCCACGTCGGCTACGGCATCCGGCCGTCGTTCCGCGGCCGCGGCCTCGCGACCTGGGCCCTGGGGCAGGTGCTCGCCGAGGCACGGTCGCAGCGGCGGGAGTCCGTCCGCGTCGTCTGCGCCCGCGACAACGTCGCGTCGGCCCGCGTGGCCGAGCACCACGGCGGCCGCCTCGAGGCCCCGGACGACGGACGCGTACGGCGTTACGTCATCGACCTCGCGGGGCGCTGA
- a CDS encoding amidohydrolase: MDVVALRRELHAHPELAFEEHRTTALIVGQLRAIGLDPAVLPIGTGVVCDIGVDVAADGPTIALRADIDALPLTDQKSVPYRSTVDGMCHGCGHDAHTAILLAAARELAAAPPTAGCVRLLFQPAEETVPGGAPRVIASGVLEGVDRIFALHCDPRLETGTVGVRVGPITAACDHIEVTLHGSGGHTARPHLTQDVVYAAGRLITDLPGVLSRRVDPRSALSLVWGSVQAGRAANAIPMSGRLRGTLRVFDRDAWDAAGPLVEALVDELLTPLQVGAETNYTRGVPPVVNDAEAAELQRVAVVDALGPAALVDTEQSMGGEDFAWYLDTIPGALARLGVRAPGGRAFDLHQGTFDLDEAALGVGVRYTVALAHAALAATSQAQRPARSMT, translated from the coding sequence ATGGACGTCGTGGCGCTGCGACGCGAGCTGCACGCCCATCCCGAGCTCGCCTTCGAGGAGCACCGCACGACGGCGTTGATCGTCGGGCAGCTCCGGGCGATCGGGCTCGACCCGGCGGTACTGCCCATCGGCACGGGCGTGGTGTGCGACATCGGCGTCGACGTCGCGGCCGACGGTCCCACGATCGCGCTGCGGGCCGACATCGACGCGCTGCCGCTCACCGACCAGAAGTCGGTGCCCTACCGCTCCACCGTCGACGGCATGTGCCACGGGTGCGGGCACGACGCGCACACCGCGATCCTGCTCGCCGCGGCGCGCGAGCTGGCCGCGGCACCGCCGACCGCCGGCTGCGTCCGCCTGCTGTTCCAGCCCGCGGAGGAGACCGTCCCCGGCGGCGCGCCGCGGGTCATCGCGTCGGGCGTCCTCGAGGGCGTCGACCGGATCTTCGCGCTGCACTGCGACCCGCGGCTCGAGACCGGGACGGTCGGTGTCCGCGTGGGGCCGATCACCGCGGCCTGCGACCACATCGAGGTCACGCTGCACGGCAGCGGCGGCCACACCGCCCGCCCGCACCTGACGCAGGACGTCGTCTACGCCGCGGGCCGGCTGATCACCGACCTGCCGGGTGTCCTGTCGCGGCGGGTCGATCCGCGCTCCGCGCTCTCGCTGGTCTGGGGCTCGGTGCAGGCCGGCCGGGCCGCCAACGCCATTCCCATGTCCGGGCGGCTGCGCGGCACGCTGCGCGTCTTCGACCGCGACGCGTGGGACGCCGCCGGCCCGCTCGTCGAGGCGCTGGTCGACGAGCTGCTGACGCCGCTGCAGGTCGGGGCCGAGACCAACTACACCCGCGGCGTCCCCCCGGTCGTGAACGACGCCGAGGCCGCGGAGCTGCAGCGCGTGGCGGTCGTCGACGCGCTGGGTCCCGCGGCGCTCGTCGACACCGAGCAGAGCATGGGCGGGGAGGACTTCGCCTGGTACCTCGACACCATCCCGGGCGCGCTGGCCCGGCTGGGCGTGCGGGCGCCCGGTGGCCGCGCCTTCGACCTGCACCAGGGCACCTTCGACCTCGACGAGGCCGCGCTCGGCGTCGGTGTGCGGTACACCGTCGCGCTGGCGCACGCCGCCCTCGCCGCGACGTCCCAAGCTCAGCGCCCCGCGAGGTCGATGACGTAA